In the genome of Bacteroidota bacterium, the window CCAGTATCGATGGACAGAGGACTTAGGAACGGACTGATGTTCGTCACGCCTCCACGTTCACGTTGCGCATCGCGGCGAGGGCGGCGAGGCCGTGGGCGCGCAGGAGGTCCTTGATCGTGTCCATCGGCACGCGGCCTTCGGCGGAGACGAGAAAGCGGCCCGCGACGATGACCTGCAGCTCGGCATAGTCGCCGCGCACCTCCTCATAGGCCCGGTGCCCCTCGAACTCGGTCGTCCGCTCGTAGCCCTCGCTCGACTCCCGGTCGATGGTGACGCCCATCCAGCCCACGCCGAACATCGTCAGTTGCGGGAACGTGCCGAGGTCCACGATATCGACCTCCACGTCGGTGCCCGCGTCGTCCTCAAACGTGGACGCAACGCGCGATACGGACATGCCCATCGCGCCTTCGGTGGCGCCTTCGATCTCAGTGCGTGTCAACCCCGCAGCTTCTTCAGGGACGAGCGCGCGGAGATCGCGGAAGTTGACGGGGGCAGAGGCGCGCCGCCCGTCTTCGCCGAACGCATCCTGGATCTGGTCCATGGCGTCGGCAATCGCGTCCTGCGGCGACTGCGGCGTGTCAGGGTCCGTTGCCTCGGTCGCAGTCGGACCGGCACCCGGCGCGTCGGCGGGGTCTCCACACCCGCCGCACACGGCGAAGGTCAACAGCATGGCGAGACAGAGAACGGATGCAGTACTACGACACATGGTATTGCAAACGGATGAGTTAGACCGAGTCGCTATTCCAACGTACGACGCCTTGCTCGAACAACCCTCACCCCAGGATGTGATATCCGCTACAGTCCCAGCCGCTTGAAGACGCGCTCGGGCAGATTCCGCAGCACGCCCATGATGGGCCGCCACCACGACGGCGTGTGGACGATGTCGCGGCCGCGCGTCATCGCGGCGTAGATGCGATCCGCCACATCCTCCGGCTCGGCGAAGAGGACGCCCTGCTCCAAGTGCGCCGTCATAGGCGTCTTGACGGGGCCCGGCTTTACGGTCAGCACGGTCACGCCCGCCGGAGCGAGTCGCACGCGTAGCCCTTCGAGGAACCGCGTCACAGCCGCCTTGGCCGCGCCGTAGACGTAGTTCTCGCGCCGCCCGCGGTCGCCCGCCACCGACGAAAGCACGGCGATCAGCCCGCGCCGCTCGGCTTCGAAGTAGGCGGCCACGGGCGTCAGCAGCGCCAGCACGCTCGTCGCGTTGACCTCGAAGGCGTACCGCATTGCCTCGACAGAACGCTCAGCCTTGGCTTGGTCGGGCAGCAGGCCGTGCGCCACCAGCACCGCGTCGATGCGGCCGAGGTGCGCCACGGCGGCGTCGAGGAGCGCTGGGTGGCGGTCGTAGTCAGTCGCGTCGAGGAGGAACGGCTCGGCGAGTGCCGCTCCATGGGCGAGGAGGTCGGCCGCAACGGCATCGAGCTTGGCCGGGTCGCGCGCAGCGAGCACGAACGACGCGCCCTCGGCGGCGAAGCGACGACACGTCTCGTGCGCGATGCGGGACGTGGCTCCCACGACGAGCAGACGACGGACGGTGAGACGAGGCATCCTGTGGGGTGTGGATGTGTGCGGGTGTGGACGTACTATGACTCCGATGCCGTGACGCGACGCCAGAAGGAGGACGAGAACTTCGGATCGACGTGCGCGCCGAAG includes:
- a CDS encoding SDR family oxidoreductase; this encodes MPRLTVRRLLVVGATSRIAHETCRRFAAEGASFVLAARDPAKLDAVAADLLAHGAALAEPFLLDATDYDRHPALLDAAVAHLGRIDAVLVAHGLLPDQAKAERSVEAMRYAFEVNATSVLALLTPVAAYFEAERRGLIAVLSSVAGDRGRRENYVYGAAKAAVTRFLEGLRVRLAPAGVTVLTVKPGPVKTPMTAHLEQGVLFAEPEDVADRIYAAMTRGRDIVHTPSWWRPIMGVLRNLPERVFKRLGL